The following coding sequences lie in one Arabidopsis thaliana chromosome 3, partial sequence genomic window:
- the CP29 gene encoding chloroplast RNA-binding protein 29 (chloroplast RNA-binding protein 29 (CP29); CONTAINS InterPro DOMAIN/s: RNA recognition motif, RNP-1 (InterPro:IPR000504), Nucleotide-binding, alpha-beta plait (InterPro:IPR012677); BEST Arabidopsis thaliana protein match is: RNA-binding (RRM/RBD/RNP motifs) family protein (TAIR:AT2G37220.1).) yields MSASASSLSAFNPKSLPLCVSRPASVSVLPPSLSFKLHSDHLVSIFASSALKCSSPAEYPSRFVRNVAVSSDFEVEEDDMFADGDDSAPVERNSFSPDLKLFVGNLSFNVDSAQLAQLFESAGNVEMVEVIYDKVTGRSRGFGFVTMSTAAEVEAAAQQFNGYEFEGRPLRVNAGPPPPKREESFSRGPRSGGYGSERGGGYGSERGGGYGSERGGGYGSERGGGYGSQRSGGGYGGSQRSSYGSGSGSGSGSGSGNRLYVGNLSWGVDDMALENLFNEQGKVVEARVIYDRDSGRSKGFGFVTLSSSQEVQKAINSLNGADLDGRQIRVSEAEARPPRGQF; encoded by the exons ATGTCTGCCTCTGCTTCTTCCCTCTCTGCTTTCAATCCTAAATCCCTTCCTCTCTGCGTCTCCAGACCCGCTTCCGTCTCCGTCTTACCTCCTTCCCTCTCCTTCAAACTTCACTCCGACCACCTCGTCTCTATCTTCGCTTCCTCCGCCCTCAAATGCTCATCCCCCGCCGAGTACCCGTCGCGTTTCGTTAGAAACGTTGCTGTATCTTCGGATTTTGAGGTGGAGGAAGATGATATGTTCGCTGACGGTGACGATTCAGCGCCTGTGGAGCGTAACTCCTTCTCTCCTGACCTTAAGCTCTTTGTTGGTAACCTTTCTTTTAACGTTGATAGCGCTCAGCTTGCTCAGCTCTTTGAGAGCGCTGGAAATGTTGAGATGGTTGAG GTTATCTATGACAAAGTGACTGGCCGGAGCAGGGGTTTCGGATTTGTGACAATGTCAACCGCAGCGGAAGTTGAAGCAGCAGCTCAACAGTTCAATGGCTAT GAATTTGAAGGCAGACCTTTGAGAGTCAATGCTGGCCCTCCTCCACCTAAAAGAGAGGAATCCTTCTCCAGAGGACCAAGAAGTGGAGGTTACGGTTCTGAGCGTGGTGGAGGTTACGGTTCCGAGCGTGGTGGTGGTTATGGTTCCGAGCGTGGTGGTGGTTATGGTTCCGAGCGTGGTGGTGGATACGGTTCTCAACGTAGTGGTGGTGGTTACGGAGGGTCTCAACGTTCCAGTTATGGTTCGGGGTCAGGGTCCGGTTCGGGCTCAGGTTCAGGAAACCGTCTCTACGTGGGCAACCTTTCTTGGGGTGTTGATGACATGGCACTTGAGAACTTGTTTAACGAGCAAGGAAAGGTAGTTGAAGCTAGGGTTATCTACGACAGGGACAGCGGTAGATCcaagggttttggatttgtgaCACTTAGCTCTTCCCAAGAGGTTCAGAAGGCGATCAATTCCTTGAATGGAGCA GATTTGGATGGAAGACAAATAAGAGTCTCAGAGGCTGAGGCTAGGCCACCAAGAGGCCAATTTTGA
- the CP29 gene encoding chloroplast RNA-binding protein 29 (chloroplast RNA-binding protein 29 (CP29); CONTAINS InterPro DOMAIN/s: RNA recognition motif, RNP-1 (InterPro:IPR000504), Nucleotide-binding, alpha-beta plait (InterPro:IPR012677); BEST Arabidopsis thaliana protein match is: RNA-binding (RRM/RBD/RNP motifs) family protein (TAIR:AT2G37220.1).): protein MSASASSLSAFNPKSLPLCVSRPASVSVLPPSLSFKLHSDHLVSIFASSALKCSSPAEYPSRFVRNVAVSSDFEVEEDDMFADGDDSAPVERNSFSPDLKLFVGNLSFNVDSAQLAQLFESAGNVEMVEVIYDKVTGRSRGFGFVTMSTAAEVEAAAQQFNGYVSRYLCSLLCLYLLIRVLCGLEFEGRPLRVNAGPPPPKREESFSRGPRSGGYGSERGGGYGSERGGGYGSERGGGYGSERGGGYGSQRSGGGYGGSQRSSYGSGSGSGSGSGSGNRLYVGNLSWGVDDMALENLFNEQGKVVEARVIYDRDSGRSKGFGFVTLSSSQEVQKAINSLNGADLDGRQIRVSEAEARPPRGQF, encoded by the exons ATGTCTGCCTCTGCTTCTTCCCTCTCTGCTTTCAATCCTAAATCCCTTCCTCTCTGCGTCTCCAGACCCGCTTCCGTCTCCGTCTTACCTCCTTCCCTCTCCTTCAAACTTCACTCCGACCACCTCGTCTCTATCTTCGCTTCCTCCGCCCTCAAATGCTCATCCCCCGCCGAGTACCCGTCGCGTTTCGTTAGAAACGTTGCTGTATCTTCGGATTTTGAGGTGGAGGAAGATGATATGTTCGCTGACGGTGACGATTCAGCGCCTGTGGAGCGTAACTCCTTCTCTCCTGACCTTAAGCTCTTTGTTGGTAACCTTTCTTTTAACGTTGATAGCGCTCAGCTTGCTCAGCTCTTTGAGAGCGCTGGAAATGTTGAGATGGTTGAG GTTATCTATGACAAAGTGACTGGCCGGAGCAGGGGTTTCGGATTTGTGACAATGTCAACCGCAGCGGAAGTTGAAGCAGCAGCTCAACAGTTCAATGGCTATGTAAGCAGATACTTGTGTTCGCTACTGTGTCTTTACTTGTTGATAAGAGTTTTGTGTGGACTT GAATTTGAAGGCAGACCTTTGAGAGTCAATGCTGGCCCTCCTCCACCTAAAAGAGAGGAATCCTTCTCCAGAGGACCAAGAAGTGGAGGTTACGGTTCTGAGCGTGGTGGAGGTTACGGTTCCGAGCGTGGTGGTGGTTATGGTTCCGAGCGTGGTGGTGGTTATGGTTCCGAGCGTGGTGGTGGATACGGTTCTCAACGTAGTGGTGGTGGTTACGGAGGGTCTCAACGTTCCAGTTATGGTTCGGGGTCAGGGTCCGGTTCGGGCTCAGGTTCAGGAAACCGTCTCTACGTGGGCAACCTTTCTTGGGGTGTTGATGACATGGCACTTGAGAACTTGTTTAACGAGCAAGGAAAGGTAGTTGAAGCTAGGGTTATCTACGACAGGGACAGCGGTAGATCcaagggttttggatttgtgaCACTTAGCTCTTCCCAAGAGGTTCAGAAGGCGATCAATTCCTTGAATGGAGCA GATTTGGATGGAAGACAAATAAGAGTCTCAGAGGCTGAGGCTAGGCCACCAAGAGGCCAATTTTGA
- a CDS encoding 2,3-bisphosphoglycerate-independent phosphoglycerate mutase (unknown protein; FUNCTIONS IN: molecular_function unknown; INVOLVED IN: biological_process unknown; LOCATED IN: chloroplast thylakoid membrane, chloroplast; EXPRESSED IN: 22 plant structures; EXPRESSED DURING: 13 growth stages; Has 35 Blast hits to 35 proteins in 13 species: Archae - 0; Bacteria - 0; Metazoa - 0; Fungi - 0; Plants - 35; Viruses - 0; Other Eukaryotes - 0 (source: NCBI BLink).), protein MDITVRISGLKSSNLIRITPRFSSSSRFRCSNNEPPRKGNESNGGGGDKASTDWDKAWKNFKKQSKKSLFSQFNVDKYVTWNPPRSEFDLSEEVDPIKRTERSNLMLWTSPRFTLVGAIVIVSFLLLYTILAPVK, encoded by the exons ATGGACATTACTGTTCGAATCTCCGGCTTAAAATCCTCCAATCTAATCCGGATAACCCCTAGATTCTCATCTTCCTCTAGATTCCGTTGCTCCAACAACGAACCTCCTCGAAAGGGAAACGAGTCCAACG gtggtggtggtgataaAGCGTCGACGGACTGGGACAAGGCGTGGAAGAATTTCAAGAAGCAGAGCAAGAAGTCATTGTTCTCGCAATTCAACGTGGACAAGTACGTGACTTGGAATCCTCCCAGATCGGAGTTTGATTTGTCGGAAGAAGTCGATCCTAtaaaaagaacagagagatcCAATCTCATGCTCTGGACAAGTCCAAGGTTCACACTTGTTGGAGCCATCGTCATTGTCTCATTCCTCCTTCTCTACACCATTCTTGCTCCTGTCAAGTGA
- a CDS encoding 2,3-bisphosphoglycerate-independent phosphoglycerate mutase (unknown protein; FUNCTIONS IN: molecular_function unknown; INVOLVED IN: biological_process unknown; LOCATED IN: chloroplast thylakoid membrane, chloroplast; EXPRESSED IN: 22 plant structures; EXPRESSED DURING: 13 growth stages; Has 35 Blast hits to 35 proteins in 13 species: Archae - 0; Bacteria - 0; Metazoa - 0; Fungi - 0; Plants - 35; Viruses - 0; Other Eukaryotes - 0 (source: NCBI BLink).) encodes MDITVRISGLKSSNLIRITPRFSSSSRFRCSNNEPPRKGNESNAGGGGDKASTDWDKAWKNFKKQSKKSLFSQFNVDKYVTWNPPRSEFDLSEEVDPIKRTERSNLMLWTSPRFTLVGAIVIVSFLLLYTILAPVK; translated from the exons ATGGACATTACTGTTCGAATCTCCGGCTTAAAATCCTCCAATCTAATCCGGATAACCCCTAGATTCTCATCTTCCTCTAGATTCCGTTGCTCCAACAACGAACCTCCTCGAAAGGGAAACGAGTCCAACG caggtggtggtggtgataaAGCGTCGACGGACTGGGACAAGGCGTGGAAGAATTTCAAGAAGCAGAGCAAGAAGTCATTGTTCTCGCAATTCAACGTGGACAAGTACGTGACTTGGAATCCTCCCAGATCGGAGTTTGATTTGTCGGAAGAAGTCGATCCTAtaaaaagaacagagagatcCAATCTCATGCTCTGGACAAGTCCAAGGTTCACACTTGTTGGAGCCATCGTCATTGTCTCATTCCTCCTTCTCTACACCATTCTTGCTCCTGTCAAGTGA